One genomic segment of Rubritalea squalenifaciens DSM 18772 includes these proteins:
- the hemB gene encoding porphobilinogen synthase, producing MLIRPRRNRKSAAIRDLVRETTLSAGDFIYPLFVHDSDENVDIAAMPGCKRWSIEGLVKEAGEAYDLGVPAVVIFPAIKEELKTSQAEECFNPDGLVPRAIKALKAAYPDLCVMTDIALDPYNADGHDGIVQDGEILNDETVEVLCKQALCHAEAGADIVSPSDMMDGRVQAIREELDGAGYHGVSIVAYSAKYASAYYGPFRGALDSAPKAGDKKTYQMDYANVREAIREVMLDEEEGADMVMVKPAGAYLDIIAKVKEATTLPVAAYQVSGEYLMIKSASAAGWVNEDAVVMESLMAIKRAGADVILTYFAKDVAKRLK from the coding sequence ATGTTGATCAGACCACGCCGTAACCGCAAAAGCGCCGCTATCAGGGACCTCGTTAGAGAGACGACTCTATCTGCGGGGGATTTCATCTATCCACTTTTCGTCCATGATTCCGATGAGAATGTGGATATAGCCGCGATGCCGGGTTGCAAGCGATGGAGTATCGAAGGTTTGGTCAAGGAGGCTGGTGAAGCTTACGATCTGGGTGTGCCGGCAGTGGTGATCTTCCCAGCGATCAAGGAGGAACTGAAAACGAGCCAAGCCGAGGAGTGTTTCAATCCTGACGGTTTAGTGCCTCGCGCTATCAAGGCGCTCAAGGCCGCTTATCCTGATCTCTGTGTGATGACTGACATCGCGCTCGATCCCTACAATGCAGACGGTCACGACGGTATTGTGCAGGATGGTGAAATTCTCAATGACGAAACTGTCGAGGTGCTATGCAAGCAGGCTCTTTGCCATGCTGAGGCGGGTGCGGATATCGTATCCCCAAGTGACATGATGGATGGCCGTGTGCAGGCGATCCGTGAGGAGCTTGATGGTGCAGGATATCACGGTGTATCCATTGTGGCATACTCCGCGAAGTACGCCTCAGCCTACTATGGGCCTTTCCGTGGTGCACTTGATTCCGCTCCTAAAGCCGGTGACAAAAAGACCTATCAGATGGATTACGCGAACGTACGTGAAGCCATCCGCGAGGTCATGCTGGACGAGGAGGAAGGCGCCGATATGGTGATGGTGAAACCGGCAGGTGCTTATCTCGACATTATCGCCAAGGTGAAGGAGGCGACTACTCTTCCTGTGGCCGCATACCAAGTCAGCGGAGAATATCTTATGATCAAGAGCGCTTCTGCTGCTGGCTGGGTGAATGAGGACGCCGTGGTAATGGAGAGCCTGATGGCGATCAAGCGTGCAGGAGCTGATGTGATTTTGACCTACTTTGCCAAAGATGTTGCGAAAAGGTTGAAGTAG
- the cysS gene encoding cysteine--tRNA ligase produces the protein MRLYDTLKREVSELKPLDGDTFGFYACGPTVYGPAHIGNFRTFVVQDVFRRTLELGGTKTKHVRNLTDVDDKTIRDSQAAGQTLKDFTTGWTEKFHADCAALNCLEPHIEPGAVDHIPQQITMIEELIEKGHAYAAEDGSVYFKISSYPEYGKLSHLDERELDLGHTQNQRANDSDEYEKDSVADFVLWKARRDEDGANFWQSPWGEGRPGWHLECSAMIREYLGESFDLHSGGEDLVFPHHENEIAQSKCSCGGDFAAHWFHITHLLVEGKKMSKSLGNFYRLDDLLEKGATPAEVRFTLIGAHYRKQLNFTLDSIHAAREALGKLVKAERALAEAAGVDEAPSYEELIGLEDKGLFDNAWLGLNEDLNTQRAIGAMFGALRRAQNEPDPLVQWKGLHFILAALGIQLPVVEEEEALEVPEEVKVLAEERWAAKQSKDWAKSDELRDRLRDLGWMAKDGSDGYSLEKI, from the coding sequence ATGCGTTTGTACGATACACTGAAGCGTGAGGTCAGCGAGCTGAAGCCATTGGACGGAGATACTTTTGGTTTCTATGCCTGTGGACCCACCGTGTATGGGCCTGCCCACATCGGTAACTTCCGCACCTTCGTGGTTCAGGATGTATTTCGTCGCACTCTGGAGCTCGGTGGCACCAAGACCAAGCACGTGAGAAATCTCACGGATGTGGACGACAAGACCATACGTGACTCACAGGCAGCCGGCCAGACGCTCAAGGATTTTACTACTGGCTGGACCGAGAAATTCCATGCCGACTGCGCTGCGCTGAACTGTCTGGAGCCACACATTGAGCCAGGTGCTGTGGATCATATCCCTCAGCAGATCACCATGATCGAAGAGCTGATCGAAAAAGGTCACGCCTACGCGGCGGAGGACGGCAGCGTGTATTTCAAGATTTCCTCCTACCCTGAGTATGGCAAGCTCTCTCACCTAGACGAACGTGAGTTAGATCTTGGCCACACGCAGAACCAGCGCGCCAATGACAGCGATGAGTACGAGAAAGACAGCGTGGCTGATTTTGTGCTCTGGAAGGCGCGTCGTGATGAAGACGGTGCAAATTTCTGGCAAAGCCCTTGGGGTGAAGGCCGCCCTGGCTGGCACCTCGAGTGCTCTGCGATGATTCGCGAGTATCTAGGTGAAAGCTTTGACTTGCACTCCGGTGGTGAAGACCTCGTCTTCCCACATCACGAGAACGAAATCGCCCAGAGCAAGTGCTCCTGCGGTGGTGATTTTGCAGCCCACTGGTTCCACATTACCCACCTTCTTGTCGAAGGGAAGAAGATGTCCAAGAGTCTGGGGAATTTCTATCGTCTCGATGATCTTCTAGAAAAAGGCGCGACTCCGGCGGAAGTCCGTTTTACCCTCATCGGTGCTCATTACCGCAAGCAGCTGAACTTCACTCTCGATAGTATCCACGCGGCTCGCGAGGCACTTGGTAAGCTGGTAAAGGCCGAACGTGCGTTGGCAGAGGCTGCTGGCGTGGATGAGGCTCCATCCTACGAAGAGCTGATTGGGTTGGAGGATAAAGGTTTATTCGACAATGCCTGGTTGGGTCTCAATGAGGATCTTAATACTCAGCGTGCTATCGGTGCCATGTTCGGTGCTCTCCGTCGTGCCCAGAACGAGCCGGATCCGCTGGTACAGTGGAAGGGGCTTCACTTCATTCTCGCAGCTTTAGGTATCCAGTTGCCTGTGGTAGAAGAAGAGGAAGCGCTTGAAGTGCCGGAGGAGGTGAAGGTTCTCGCCGAAGAGCGCTGGGCTGCCAAGCAGAGCAAGGACTGGGCGAAGTCCGATGAGCTCCGCGACAGACTTCGTGACCTGGGCTGGATGGCTAAGGATGGAAGCGATGGCTATTCACTGGAAAAAATCTAA
- a CDS encoding mechanosensitive ion channel family protein, whose protein sequence is MENKWHHQLRELFFGEVQKVEYTNEQGVEYIANETISLPAQLAVDGVLFLGLLLVSFVIYLVVKRVVFRVVEKLVHATNTDWDDEFLRSRIFRWIALVVPTVIIWKYVGDVFNPIAFGLESKTNSIIYVRDGIVVVAKILTVVFSMLCFNSILNTGERIYMRFEVSKKLPMKSFLQVLKIILVLIGIILIVASIMGESPMLIFSGLGAATAILMLIFKDAILGLVAGVQLSANQMVTPGDWIEMPKFGADGEVMEVALTTVKVRNWDMTISTVPTYALISDSFKNWRGMSESGVRRIKRSLNFDMQSVTFLNKDMMAKMREISLLKGYLEKKEKEIAAWNAEKKAHEDDLINARAMTNIGTFRAYVWEYLTNHPGIDEKHTILVRQLQPGENGLPIEVYAFTNNNAWVAYEGIQSDIFDHLISVSKFFGLRIFQRPSGMDFDRFKHTL, encoded by the coding sequence ATGGAAAATAAATGGCATCACCAGCTTCGTGAGCTCTTCTTCGGAGAAGTCCAGAAGGTCGAATACACGAATGAACAAGGTGTGGAATATATAGCGAATGAGACGATTTCTCTGCCAGCTCAGTTGGCGGTGGACGGTGTTTTGTTTTTGGGCCTACTCTTGGTCTCTTTTGTTATCTATTTGGTGGTTAAGCGTGTCGTTTTCCGAGTCGTTGAGAAGCTGGTACACGCCACAAACACTGATTGGGATGACGAGTTTCTGAGAAGTCGCATATTCCGATGGATCGCGTTGGTGGTACCGACAGTGATTATCTGGAAATATGTGGGTGATGTGTTTAATCCGATTGCCTTTGGATTGGAGAGCAAAACCAATAGCATCATCTATGTTCGCGACGGGATTGTCGTCGTGGCTAAAATCCTGACGGTGGTCTTTTCCATGCTGTGTTTCAACTCGATCTTGAACACGGGGGAAAGGATCTACATGCGTTTTGAAGTTTCCAAGAAGCTGCCGATGAAGAGCTTTCTTCAGGTTCTCAAAATTATTTTGGTGCTGATAGGTATTATCTTAATTGTCGCCAGTATCATGGGGGAATCACCCATGTTGATTTTCTCAGGCTTGGGTGCTGCCACAGCGATTCTCATGTTGATTTTTAAGGATGCGATCCTAGGGTTGGTAGCTGGCGTTCAGCTCAGTGCGAATCAGATGGTGACGCCGGGGGACTGGATTGAGATGCCCAAGTTCGGAGCCGACGGCGAGGTGATGGAAGTGGCATTGACCACGGTGAAAGTGCGAAACTGGGATATGACGATCAGTACTGTGCCCACCTACGCACTCATTTCCGATAGCTTCAAGAACTGGCGTGGAATGAGTGAGAGTGGGGTGCGCCGAATCAAACGTTCTCTCAATTTTGATATGCAGAGTGTCACATTTCTTAACAAGGATATGATGGCCAAGATGCGCGAGATTAGCCTGCTTAAAGGCTATCTTGAGAAGAAGGAGAAGGAGATTGCAGCCTGGAATGCTGAGAAGAAGGCGCACGAGGATGATCTGATTAATGCCCGCGCAATGACCAATATTGGAACCTTCCGCGCTTATGTCTGGGAGTATCTGACCAATCACCCGGGAATTGATGAGAAGCACACGATTCTGGTGCGCCAGCTTCAGCCTGGTGAGAATGGCCTTCCGATTGAGGTCTACGCCTTTACCAACAACAATGCTTGGGTGGCCTATGAGGGAATCCAAAGTGATATCTTTGATCACCTGATTTCAGTCTCGAAATTCTTTGGTCTTCGTATCTTCCAGCGCCCGAGTGGCATGGACTTTGACCGATTCAAGCACACGCTGTAA
- a CDS encoding carboxypeptidase M32, protein MSDAYNSLVALNQEITLIGTTASTLGWDQETYMPEGAIAHRSKQLAYLSGKAHELRTSDQYRSLLESCEDETHLNPTIAANIREWRHHFDRATKLPKELVERNSETTSLAKPAWAKARKDNNFAEFAPHLHKLLDLAREKAELWGYEDEKYDALLSGYERGAKTSDIAAIFDQFQPGITQLAKEAVEKCQANPARTIDGNFPVEQQQILNREVAESIGFDFNNGRIDTTTHPFCTTLGPQDVRLTTRYYPNDFTASLFGVMHETGHGLYEQGLPASEFGLPSGNSVSLGIHESQSLLWEAHVGRSRSFWNRWFPRAQELFDDLKDWSLEEFLYSINQAKYSFIRVDADEATYDLHILLRFNLERRLLNGDITVEEVPDAWNALFQEMFGLTPPSDTKGCLQDIHWSMGGLGYFPTYTMGNLNASQLFNAAIKDSSIKTAYEAADFKPLLDWMRREIHSKGSTLLPQELMKSASGETTNPEYHLAHLKKRFIDRA, encoded by the coding sequence ATGTCAGATGCCTACAACTCTCTCGTTGCACTCAATCAAGAAATCACGCTAATCGGCACCACAGCATCCACTCTCGGTTGGGACCAGGAAACCTACATGCCGGAAGGCGCCATTGCACACCGTTCCAAGCAGCTAGCCTACCTGTCAGGTAAAGCCCACGAACTCAGAACATCTGACCAATACAGATCGCTACTGGAAAGCTGTGAAGATGAAACTCATCTCAACCCAACTATCGCCGCCAACATTCGTGAGTGGAGACACCACTTCGACAGAGCCACCAAGCTTCCTAAAGAGCTCGTCGAGCGCAACTCCGAGACAACCTCGCTAGCCAAGCCCGCTTGGGCGAAAGCACGTAAGGACAATAATTTTGCTGAATTTGCTCCACACCTCCACAAGCTACTCGATCTTGCTCGCGAGAAAGCCGAACTCTGGGGATACGAGGACGAAAAGTACGACGCTCTTCTTTCTGGTTACGAGCGAGGTGCCAAAACCTCGGACATCGCCGCCATTTTTGATCAATTCCAGCCCGGCATCACGCAACTAGCCAAAGAAGCTGTCGAGAAGTGCCAGGCGAATCCTGCACGCACCATCGACGGCAATTTCCCAGTCGAGCAACAACAAATCCTCAATCGCGAAGTCGCTGAGTCCATCGGTTTCGATTTCAATAATGGCAGAATCGATACCACTACGCACCCATTCTGTACTACACTAGGCCCACAGGATGTACGCCTCACCACCCGCTACTATCCAAATGACTTCACAGCCTCACTCTTCGGCGTGATGCATGAAACCGGCCATGGTCTCTATGAGCAAGGACTTCCCGCCAGCGAGTTCGGCCTCCCCTCGGGGAATTCCGTCTCCCTTGGCATCCATGAATCTCAATCACTGCTCTGGGAAGCCCATGTAGGACGCTCTCGAAGCTTCTGGAACCGCTGGTTCCCACGAGCCCAAGAACTTTTTGACGACCTGAAGGACTGGAGCTTGGAAGAATTTCTCTACTCCATCAATCAAGCCAAGTACTCCTTCATTCGTGTCGATGCCGATGAAGCCACTTATGATTTACACATCCTACTCCGCTTCAACCTAGAACGCCGACTTCTTAATGGAGACATTACTGTAGAAGAAGTTCCAGACGCCTGGAATGCACTCTTCCAAGAAATGTTCGGCCTCACCCCACCATCTGACACAAAAGGATGCCTCCAAGACATTCACTGGTCCATGGGTGGACTAGGCTATTTCCCAACCTATACAATGGGTAACCTGAACGCGTCACAACTCTTCAACGCAGCTATCAAGGATTCTTCCATCAAAACAGCTTATGAAGCAGCAGACTTCAAGCCTCTCCTTGATTGGATGCGTCGAGAAATCCACTCCAAAGGCAGCACCCTGCTACCTCAGGAGCTCATGAAATCAGCGAGCGGCGAAACCACGAACCCTGAATACCATTTAGCTCACCTCAAAAAACGCTTCATCGACCGTGCATAA
- a CDS encoding sugar phosphate isomerase/epimerase family protein: protein MTTRRNFLTTTSLATAALATRTFAQDKAENVQLSPERIKLSLKIGMIGFGKNPDEKFKGIQELGYDGMELNSPGGLDKKACLAASQKYNFPIHGVVDSTHWRVQLSSESEETREKALKDLITAIDDSALVGGNAVLVVPAVVNNKTTHQQAWERSIEVLHKAIPHAAINGQRILIENVWNNFLYDPKGGNNQTAEKLVKYLDEINSPWVGSYFDIGNIQKFGKPADWIRALGSRIVKLDVKDWGVKGGFTKIGEGDVDWLDVRRALTEINYSGWATAEVRGGDKDYCAGILARMRKNLLGIEG, encoded by the coding sequence ATGACCACTCGACGTAATTTCCTCACTACTACATCACTGGCCACGGCTGCTCTCGCCACACGCACCTTTGCCCAAGACAAAGCAGAAAATGTTCAATTATCTCCAGAACGCATCAAACTATCCCTGAAAATTGGCATGATCGGCTTCGGCAAGAACCCGGATGAAAAATTCAAAGGGATTCAAGAACTCGGCTATGACGGCATGGAGCTCAACTCACCTGGCGGATTGGACAAGAAGGCCTGCCTTGCTGCCTCCCAGAAGTATAACTTCCCAATCCACGGCGTAGTCGATTCCACCCACTGGCGCGTCCAGCTTTCCTCTGAATCGGAGGAAACCCGTGAAAAGGCCCTCAAAGACCTCATCACCGCAATTGATGACTCTGCCCTAGTAGGCGGTAATGCGGTTCTCGTTGTACCAGCAGTCGTCAACAACAAGACTACCCACCAACAAGCCTGGGAACGTTCCATTGAGGTGCTGCACAAGGCCATCCCTCATGCGGCCATCAATGGTCAGCGCATCCTCATCGAGAATGTCTGGAACAACTTCCTCTACGACCCCAAAGGCGGCAACAATCAAACAGCTGAAAAACTCGTCAAGTACCTCGATGAAATCAACAGCCCATGGGTTGGCAGCTACTTCGATATCGGCAATATCCAGAAGTTCGGCAAGCCAGCCGACTGGATCCGAGCCCTCGGTAGCCGCATCGTCAAACTCGACGTCAAGGATTGGGGAGTCAAAGGCGGCTTCACCAAAATCGGCGAAGGCGATGTCGACTGGCTCGACGTACGCCGCGCCCTCACCGAAATCAACTACTCTGGCTGGGCTACTGCCGAAGTAAGAGGAGGAGACAAGGATTACTGCGCAGGCATCCTCGCCCGCATGCGCAAGAATCTCCTCGGCATTGAAGGCTAA